The following are encoded in a window of Bos indicus x Bos taurus breed Angus x Brahman F1 hybrid chromosome 4, Bos_hybrid_MaternalHap_v2.0, whole genome shotgun sequence genomic DNA:
- the DNAJC2 gene encoding dnaJ homolog subfamily C member 2 isoform X2 gives MRANVALLQPLTVARSLSNRFQDQHRLRRVGTSIAQPNPDTLASELEDKKELSEESEDEELQLEEFPMLKTLDPKDWKNQDHYAVLGLGHVRYKATQRQIKAAHKAMVLKHHPDKRKAAGEPIKEGDNDYFTCITKAYEMLSDPVKRRAFNSVDPTFDNSVPSKSEAKDNFFEVFSPVFERNSRWSNKKNVPKLGDMNSSFEDVDAFYSFWYNFDSWREFSYLDEEEKEKAECRDERRWIEKQNRATRAQRKKEEMNRIRTLVDNAYSCDPRIKKFKEEEKAKKEAEKKAKADAKRKEQEAKEKQRQAELEAARLAKEKEEEEVRQQALLAKKEKDIQKKAIKKERQKLRNLCKTWNHFSDSEAERVKMMEEVEKLCDRLELSSLQCLNETLTSSTKEVGKAALEKQIEEINEQIRKEKEEAEARMRQASKNAEKSAGGGGNGSKHWSEDDLQLLIKAVNLFPAGTNSRWEVIANYMNIHSSSGVKRTAKDVIGKAKSLQKLDPHQKDDINKKAFDKFKKEHGVVPQADNATPSERFEGPCTDFTPWTTEEQKLLEQALKTYPVNTPERWEKIAEAVPGRTKKDCMKRYKELVEMVKAKKAAQEQVLNASRGKK, from the exons AGTTATCAGAGGAATCGGAAGATGAAGAATTGCAGTTAGAAGAGTTTCCCATGCTGAAAACACTTGATCCCAAAGACTGGAAG AACCAAGATCATTATGCAGTACTTGGACTTGGCCATGTAAGGTACAAAGCTACACAGAGACAGATTAAAGCAGCTC ATAAAGCAATGGTTTTAAAACATCACCCGGACAAACGGAAAGCAGCTGGTGAACCAATAAAAGAAGGAGATAATGACTACTTCACTTGCATAACTAAAG cttaTGAAATGCTATCTGATCCAGTGAAAAGACGAGCATTTAACAGTGTAGACCCTACTTTTGATAACTCAGTTCCTTCTAAAAGTGAAGCAAAGGACAATTTCTTCGAAGTGTTTTCCCCAGTGTTTGAAAGGAATTCCAG gtggtcaaataaaaaaaatgtccCTAAACTTGGTGATATGAATTCATCATTTGAAGATGTAgatgcattttattctttctg GTATAATTTTGATTCTTGGAGAGAATTTTCTTATttagatgaagaagaaaaagaaaaagcagaatg CCGTGATGAAAGGAGATGGATTGAAAAGCAGAACAGAGCAACAAGGgcccaaaggaaaaaagaagaaatgaacagaatAAGAACATTAGTTG ATAATGCATATAGCTGTGACCCAAGgataaaaaaatttaaggaagaggaaaaagccaagaaagaagcagaaaagaaagcaaaagcagaCGCAAAACGAAAGGAGCAAGAGGCTAAAGAGAAA caAAGACAAGCTGAATTAGAAGCTGCTCGGTtagcaaaggagaaagaagaagaagaagttagACAACAAGCATTATtggcaaagaaggaaaaagatatcCAGAAAAAAGCCattaagaaagaaaggcaaaaacttCGAAACTTATGCAAG ACCTGGAATCACTTTTCTGACAGTGAGGCAGAACGTGTTAAAATGATGGAAGAAGTGGAAAAACTTTGTGATCGGCTTGAATTATCAAG tttacaGTGCTTGAATGAAACACTCACATCTTCTACTAAAGAAGTAGGAAAGGCTGCTCTGGAGAAACAG atagaagaaataaatgagcaaattagaaaagagaaagaggaagctgaggctcgtATGCGACAAGCATCTAAGAATGCAGAGAAGTCAGCTGGCGGAGGTGGAAACGGAAGTAAACATTGGTCAGAAGATGATCTGCAATTACTCATTAAAGCTGTGAATCTCTTCCCTGCTGGAACAAATTCAAG ATGGGAAGTTATTGCTAATTACATGAACATACATTCTTCTTCTGGAGTTAAGAGAACTGCCAAAGATGTTATTGGCAAAGCAAAGAGCCTTCAAAAACTTG aCCCTCATCAAAAGGATGACATAAACAAAAAGGcttttgataaatttaagaaagaacATGGTGTGGTGCCTCAGGCAGACAATGCAACACCTTCAGAACGATTTGAAG GTCCATGCACAGATTTCACCCCTTGGACAACAGAAGAACAGAAGCTTTTGGAACAAGCTTTGAAAACATACCCAGTAAATACACCTGAAAGATGGGAAAAAATAGCAGAAGCAGTGCCTGGCAGGACAAAGAAGGACTGCATGAAACGATACAAG GAACTGGTTGAAATGGTAAAAGCAAAGAAAGCTGCACAAGAGCAAGTGCTGAATGCAAGTAGAGGCAAGAAATGA
- the DNAJC2 gene encoding dnaJ homolog subfamily C member 2 isoform X3, producing MLKTLDPKDWKNQDHYAVLGLGHVRYKATQRQIKAAHKAMVLKHHPDKRKAAGEPIKEGDNDYFTCITKAYEMLSDPVKRRAFNSVDPTFDNSVPSKSEAKDNFFEVFSPVFERNSRWSNKKNVPKLGDMNSSFEDVDAFYSFWYNFDSWREFSYLDEEEKEKAECRDERRWIEKQNRATRAQRKKEEMNRIRTLVDNAYSCDPRIKKFKEEEKAKKEAEKKAKADAKRKEQEAKEKQRQAELEAARLAKEKEEEEVRQQALLAKKEKDIQKKAIKKERQKLRNLCKTWNHFSDSEAERVKMMEEVEKLCDRLELSSLQCLNETLTSSTKEVGKAALEKQIEEINEQIRKEKEEAEARMRQASKNAEKSAGGGGNGSKHWSEDDLQLLIKAVNLFPAGTNSRWEVIANYMNIHSSSGVKRTAKDVIGKAKSLQKLDPHQKDDINKKAFDKFKKEHGVVPQADNATPSERFEGPCTDFTPWTTEEQKLLEQALKTYPVNTPERWEKIAEAVPGRTKKDCMKRYKELVEMVKAKKAAQEQVLNASRGKK from the exons ATGCTGAAAACACTTGATCCCAAAGACTGGAAG AACCAAGATCATTATGCAGTACTTGGACTTGGCCATGTAAGGTACAAAGCTACACAGAGACAGATTAAAGCAGCTC ATAAAGCAATGGTTTTAAAACATCACCCGGACAAACGGAAAGCAGCTGGTGAACCAATAAAAGAAGGAGATAATGACTACTTCACTTGCATAACTAAAG cttaTGAAATGCTATCTGATCCAGTGAAAAGACGAGCATTTAACAGTGTAGACCCTACTTTTGATAACTCAGTTCCTTCTAAAAGTGAAGCAAAGGACAATTTCTTCGAAGTGTTTTCCCCAGTGTTTGAAAGGAATTCCAG gtggtcaaataaaaaaaatgtccCTAAACTTGGTGATATGAATTCATCATTTGAAGATGTAgatgcattttattctttctg GTATAATTTTGATTCTTGGAGAGAATTTTCTTATttagatgaagaagaaaaagaaaaagcagaatg CCGTGATGAAAGGAGATGGATTGAAAAGCAGAACAGAGCAACAAGGgcccaaaggaaaaaagaagaaatgaacagaatAAGAACATTAGTTG ATAATGCATATAGCTGTGACCCAAGgataaaaaaatttaaggaagaggaaaaagccaagaaagaagcagaaaagaaagcaaaagcagaCGCAAAACGAAAGGAGCAAGAGGCTAAAGAGAAA caAAGACAAGCTGAATTAGAAGCTGCTCGGTtagcaaaggagaaagaagaagaagaagttagACAACAAGCATTATtggcaaagaaggaaaaagatatcCAGAAAAAAGCCattaagaaagaaaggcaaaaacttCGAAACTTATGCAAG ACCTGGAATCACTTTTCTGACAGTGAGGCAGAACGTGTTAAAATGATGGAAGAAGTGGAAAAACTTTGTGATCGGCTTGAATTATCAAG tttacaGTGCTTGAATGAAACACTCACATCTTCTACTAAAGAAGTAGGAAAGGCTGCTCTGGAGAAACAG atagaagaaataaatgagcaaattagaaaagagaaagaggaagctgaggctcgtATGCGACAAGCATCTAAGAATGCAGAGAAGTCAGCTGGCGGAGGTGGAAACGGAAGTAAACATTGGTCAGAAGATGATCTGCAATTACTCATTAAAGCTGTGAATCTCTTCCCTGCTGGAACAAATTCAAG ATGGGAAGTTATTGCTAATTACATGAACATACATTCTTCTTCTGGAGTTAAGAGAACTGCCAAAGATGTTATTGGCAAAGCAAAGAGCCTTCAAAAACTTG aCCCTCATCAAAAGGATGACATAAACAAAAAGGcttttgataaatttaagaaagaacATGGTGTGGTGCCTCAGGCAGACAATGCAACACCTTCAGAACGATTTGAAG GTCCATGCACAGATTTCACCCCTTGGACAACAGAAGAACAGAAGCTTTTGGAACAAGCTTTGAAAACATACCCAGTAAATACACCTGAAAGATGGGAAAAAATAGCAGAAGCAGTGCCTGGCAGGACAAAGAAGGACTGCATGAAACGATACAAG GAACTGGTTGAAATGGTAAAAGCAAAGAAAGCTGCACAAGAGCAAGTGCTGAATGCAAGTAGAGGCAAGAAATGA
- the DNAJC2 gene encoding dnaJ homolog subfamily C member 2 isoform X1, protein MLLLPSAADGQGTAITHALTSASTLCQVEPVGRWFEAFVKRRNRNASASFQELEDKKELSEESEDEELQLEEFPMLKTLDPKDWKNQDHYAVLGLGHVRYKATQRQIKAAHKAMVLKHHPDKRKAAGEPIKEGDNDYFTCITKAYEMLSDPVKRRAFNSVDPTFDNSVPSKSEAKDNFFEVFSPVFERNSRWSNKKNVPKLGDMNSSFEDVDAFYSFWYNFDSWREFSYLDEEEKEKAECRDERRWIEKQNRATRAQRKKEEMNRIRTLVDNAYSCDPRIKKFKEEEKAKKEAEKKAKADAKRKEQEAKEKQRQAELEAARLAKEKEEEEVRQQALLAKKEKDIQKKAIKKERQKLRNLCKTWNHFSDSEAERVKMMEEVEKLCDRLELSSLQCLNETLTSSTKEVGKAALEKQIEEINEQIRKEKEEAEARMRQASKNAEKSAGGGGNGSKHWSEDDLQLLIKAVNLFPAGTNSRWEVIANYMNIHSSSGVKRTAKDVIGKAKSLQKLDPHQKDDINKKAFDKFKKEHGVVPQADNATPSERFEGPCTDFTPWTTEEQKLLEQALKTYPVNTPERWEKIAEAVPGRTKKDCMKRYKELVEMVKAKKAAQEQVLNASRGKK, encoded by the exons AGTTATCAGAGGAATCGGAAGATGAAGAATTGCAGTTAGAAGAGTTTCCCATGCTGAAAACACTTGATCCCAAAGACTGGAAG AACCAAGATCATTATGCAGTACTTGGACTTGGCCATGTAAGGTACAAAGCTACACAGAGACAGATTAAAGCAGCTC ATAAAGCAATGGTTTTAAAACATCACCCGGACAAACGGAAAGCAGCTGGTGAACCAATAAAAGAAGGAGATAATGACTACTTCACTTGCATAACTAAAG cttaTGAAATGCTATCTGATCCAGTGAAAAGACGAGCATTTAACAGTGTAGACCCTACTTTTGATAACTCAGTTCCTTCTAAAAGTGAAGCAAAGGACAATTTCTTCGAAGTGTTTTCCCCAGTGTTTGAAAGGAATTCCAG gtggtcaaataaaaaaaatgtccCTAAACTTGGTGATATGAATTCATCATTTGAAGATGTAgatgcattttattctttctg GTATAATTTTGATTCTTGGAGAGAATTTTCTTATttagatgaagaagaaaaagaaaaagcagaatg CCGTGATGAAAGGAGATGGATTGAAAAGCAGAACAGAGCAACAAGGgcccaaaggaaaaaagaagaaatgaacagaatAAGAACATTAGTTG ATAATGCATATAGCTGTGACCCAAGgataaaaaaatttaaggaagaggaaaaagccaagaaagaagcagaaaagaaagcaaaagcagaCGCAAAACGAAAGGAGCAAGAGGCTAAAGAGAAA caAAGACAAGCTGAATTAGAAGCTGCTCGGTtagcaaaggagaaagaagaagaagaagttagACAACAAGCATTATtggcaaagaaggaaaaagatatcCAGAAAAAAGCCattaagaaagaaaggcaaaaacttCGAAACTTATGCAAG ACCTGGAATCACTTTTCTGACAGTGAGGCAGAACGTGTTAAAATGATGGAAGAAGTGGAAAAACTTTGTGATCGGCTTGAATTATCAAG tttacaGTGCTTGAATGAAACACTCACATCTTCTACTAAAGAAGTAGGAAAGGCTGCTCTGGAGAAACAG atagaagaaataaatgagcaaattagaaaagagaaagaggaagctgaggctcgtATGCGACAAGCATCTAAGAATGCAGAGAAGTCAGCTGGCGGAGGTGGAAACGGAAGTAAACATTGGTCAGAAGATGATCTGCAATTACTCATTAAAGCTGTGAATCTCTTCCCTGCTGGAACAAATTCAAG ATGGGAAGTTATTGCTAATTACATGAACATACATTCTTCTTCTGGAGTTAAGAGAACTGCCAAAGATGTTATTGGCAAAGCAAAGAGCCTTCAAAAACTTG aCCCTCATCAAAAGGATGACATAAACAAAAAGGcttttgataaatttaagaaagaacATGGTGTGGTGCCTCAGGCAGACAATGCAACACCTTCAGAACGATTTGAAG GTCCATGCACAGATTTCACCCCTTGGACAACAGAAGAACAGAAGCTTTTGGAACAAGCTTTGAAAACATACCCAGTAAATACACCTGAAAGATGGGAAAAAATAGCAGAAGCAGTGCCTGGCAGGACAAAGAAGGACTGCATGAAACGATACAAG GAACTGGTTGAAATGGTAAAAGCAAAGAAAGCTGCACAAGAGCAAGTGCTGAATGCAAGTAGAGGCAAGAAATGA